A stretch of DNA from Augochlora pura isolate Apur16 chromosome 8, APUR_v2.2.1, whole genome shotgun sequence:
AGGTTAGTTCTGTGAATACACTCCATAAAATTACGATAAAGCATAcatgtttattaattgtacaCACACAAAGTGAACTCGTGGAATTGTAAATTAACACGTTTATATAATtcagcaatattattttttctgaaatacCTTCTAAAAATTCTCCCCACTTTCTGCGTCCTTTGTCGCGGTTCGCCATATTGAAGTACAATcatatcaaaatttttatgaaatcaaGGAATACGATTGTATACATTCTAATCATAATTCAGTCGATAAATGAAACTCAGAAATAAGAAATCTACAAAGGAAGAATTAGAACACatgtcattaattttattatttgtaaatgtaaaatacataCGTTTGAAATTAAGTTATTagattttcaaaatgaaattatgtattCAAATTTCGTCActgatgaaaatttaaaaaatttgtatgcgCATACATATGTGCATacatatgttataaaatattctttcgtaaatataattctattgtacatcttataatttatttataatgatatacGTGATACAGGAATACACGTATTAAAACATCAGAAATGGTTAAAATTGAACGAGATATTACTTcataatcgttaattaaatcttaCGACATCGAGAAGTAAATTCGTGCAATTCTTGACGCGCCAATACGAAATTGCGAGAATATTCCCTACAATTCTtagtgtaacaattttctaaaaaccaAAATACTAAAAATGGACAATACATTCGAtgataagtaatttataatttataataacttgcTAAAGGTTTAGTACGAGTaacaataaatcattttatctcGTTCTTAGATTCATAcacaaaattaatgtttcggAAAGCACAAAGAAAAGTACAAAGTGCATACATACAGTAAGGAACTGAAAGTTGCAGCGCCATATGTAATTTGATCAGGTTGTAAGTGATCTATGGATCTATGTGAAACGAACTGTTTTCATAACATACCTTTTTTATAAACTTTGGAaatcattatacatattatttttagttaacaTTTTCAGGATGAAATTGAAAGACATTTATATTACgcttaaaatacaaaacatttGTTTGCAACAAGtgataatttaacaatttataaccTCAAAGTGAGATAACCTTCTTAAATCGTTTTACCTTGCCGGTAGAATGATTACtccttttttaaatgttagtCGTACATTTACAACCGCTGCAAGATGCAAGCGGCGGGTTGTAGTAACAGGAATGGGAATATTGTGTCCACTAGGGGTAGGTACAGAAAATTGCTGGAATAATCTTCTTAATTGCAAGTCTGGTGTTACTAAACTAACTGATCCAGATTATGATAAACTACCTTGTAAAATTGGTAAGATTCACATAAAGTATTGACGTTTTCAACtcattcaattaattctattgtttatgtacattaaaaatatgtaattattttatgataggAGCATTGGTACCTAGAGGAAATGGTGCTAATGAATTAAACATACAGTCACATTTCGCAAGTGGTGAATTACGTAAAATGTGTCCAGCTACAGCTTATGCTTTAATAGCTACAGAAATGGCATTAGAAGATGCCAAATGGAAACCAAATGATGAAACAGACAAGCAAGACACTGGTGTAGCAGTAGGAATGGGGATGATAGATTTAGTTGATGCATGCACAACATACGAAGCTCTAAAGAAAGGATACAACAAAGTCAGTCCTTATTTTATACCCAGGATTCTGACTAATATGGCTGCAGGACAAATTAGTATTAAACATGGTTTTCGTGGGCCAAATCATTCTGTATCAACAGCATGTGCAGCTGGAGCACATGCAATtggtataaatttaaaataaatattatattaaacatgcACATAATTAATACACTTCATATTTAGGTGATGCATTTCGTTTCATCAGAGGTGGACAAACATCTGTAATGGTGTGTGGTGGAGCAGAAGCATGCATAAGTCCTCTTTCTATAGCTGCCTTTTGTAGACTCAGGGCATTAAGTACTTCAAGAAATGATTGTCCGCATGAAGCATCACGTCCATTCGATAAAGATAGAGATGGATTTGTTATGGGAGAAGGCAGTGCCATATTAGtgttagaagaattaaatcaCGCACTTCAAAGAGATGCTAAAATTTATGCAGAAGTATTAGGATATGGTTTGTCTGGTGATGCAGCACATTTAACTGCACCCAGTGAAGATGGTACTGGTGCCATATTAGCTATGGATAGAGCGGTCAAAGACGCTGGTATAGCTCCCAGAGAAATCACTTTTATCAGCGCGCATGCAACTTCAACTCCCTTGGGTGATACCATTGAATTAAAAGCCATAGAATCATTTATGGGACAACATAGTGAAAATGTAACTGTTACCAGTACAAAAGGGGCTCATGGTCATTTACTAGGTTCAGCAGGAAATTTAGAAGCAGCTTTTACTATTCTTGGCATCAAAGACGGAGTGATCCCACCGacattaaatttacataatcTGGATAAAGAAACGTGCTTACAATTTGCTCCAAATGCCAAAAAAGATTGGAAGCCAGTATCGAGACGTATAGCTCTAAAAAATGCTTTTGGCTTTGGAGGGACGAATGCATGCTTATGTTTTGCAGATTATAAAAAgtgagaaattattgaacTACGTCTATCATGAAAAAAAGCATAATTACACGGAACATAATATGAACTAGTCATTCCTTcatatacattaattaatacatacatTGTATCTACAAAAAATGTCGAATGTACATGTATAGCTCTATTTACACATCAGAGAACTCTATACATCAGAGTATGGTTTTATAAACCATTTGTTGATTTATGCTAAGATTATAATGCCTTAAATATCtctttttttgtataatataaaacaaaccTGATGTAATATATGActtgtaaaaagataaaattttatattaaatttgttacatGAGTAAAGAAGAATGTAATTTGGTGTAAGATAATaagaatgcaatttaaaatccattttgtaataatttgttaatatttctgtataatattgtaattattttaacatttacatCGAATTTGTTACAAAAAGTAACCCATAACTACTACTTTCAGACACATAAAACTCTCATGAAAGTATGTAGTAATTAATGAAGATCATCTTTTATACAATGATTTATTACGtgcaattaaattgatttagcAATTTTCTAGCTAGTACGTGCTTATACACATAACtatgtttaattatacaaGCACAAAGAAATAAGTTCCCTTTAACTCTGAACACTGATATAGAACATTCACTTATGGATAATTTGATAAGAGTCAGAGTTAATCGACATTAtatcttcaatttaattcctttataattacagtttcATCTACAAAGttgtcttttatttcttttgaattCAGCTGTATAGaaaacaacaaaattcaaGGCATAATCATTTCGTGATACCTCTAGTTCATTAAATGTAGTTTTCTGCTAACAAATAAACCATATCATATGACTTTTACGATGTACATCTccaacgatattttattcacacAAGAAGGTTGTGTCCttcaataataacaattatccaAAATACATCTATTGCATTCATGTCTCTATTGGCAGTAAATCaatgtaaaaaagaaagattgtattctattaaataactGTACCTAgtagaaacttttaattagGAATGGTAAAGGGTTTATGATGGCTGCATAAGATAGCGAAACGTTTTCTAAGTGTTTGACGAAGTTCTTGTCGTTTTTCAAGAACCTGACACATTCGCGATTTGAACTCCAATACTTCCTCTGCTGGAATataactttctttttcttcatcATCTGATAAATGGGATTCCTGagaataagataaaaatctgttactatcaaaatgataataacttcataaaaatacaatcgCAAAACATAAAACATTTACTTCTAACATCTGTGTAAGTGTTAAACCACCTCCCTTTTCCTTTAGTAACGAGATGCTAGAATTGGAATGAACAAGTTTATCAGATGTTCGTATATCGTGACAATCTCTTTCATGGTTACAACATCCATCACTGCAAGCTACTTCAGATCCTTCGGGTGTACTAGGAAGAGAAGAACTACTAATATTGTGTTCTGAGGAATATCCACAGTCCTGCGATGATTGTTCACTTGAAGAACGACTTTTTCTTTCTGACATCGACAATTCAAAAcgttttttcatttctatccACATATATCTTTTGCTTGGTTTTCCTATCCACGCGTGTACTATATCTTTAGTCATCGGAGTTTTACAGTCCTCCAGACTGTGCCAGTCatcatcttcaattttctcCGCACAATCCTACACATTGAACAACATATAAATCTTACAAATCACGTTGAAACATGCATGTAACATGTATTGATATATTGTATCATTACCTTACATGACTCGCAagcttcaaataattcttcttcgGAAAGATTTTTAACGGGAGTGTTatgcttttttatttgattcgtggtaaatttcgattttaattcagaAGAATCTTTCTTAACACTATTTTTTTCTAAGTTTGACGATTTTTTTGGGAATGCTAACTGAGTCTGACTTTGTGATTGTGATATACTAGATTTTGACTTTTTTATGCAATCTGGACATTTACACGTAGGTGGTCCCTCATTTTTAGGATCTAATATTTGTAactgaaaaatagaaacatattCGTAACATGTTATATACGTATGTACAATTGAACAACATTGATATCATACCTTATGTCGATCTATATTCTGGGTTGTAAGTTTTGAATCTGCACAAACGCACTGTATTTCACTGTTACCACTTTGCCTTTTACTTAAGCactgtacatataaaattaaatgaatgacTAAACACATTTTATAGTTTAGATGCTACTTGAAATGCTAAGTTATTATTTACCTCGCACGTGTTTTCCTTCTCTTCTGTTTCGTAACGAcgttctttcttctttttacgtTTCAAACGTAATTTTTCTCGGCGTTGTTTCTTTGCTATTTCTTCTCTTGTTAGTTCCTCATAAAGAAGTTCTAATTGAGAAATACCTTGCTTAACTTCTACAGCCATCTATAAAGAATCATTTAACCATGTACAAATGCATTTGTTAATGCACACCAAGAATTAGCTTTACTATTTATACTTCAAAATTTCTGGATAATGCATCCACTGCAACAGCAGCTAACACTTTGCACACAGTTTCTTCTTCCCGTAAACGTCGATGAACTCTATGCAACCGTTCAGCAATACATATCCCTAAACATGTAAGTACTTCTTCCTGAGCAATTTCTAACGTTTTCGCATGTCGTTCTCTACAATTGTAAAAGTTCTAAAGTGACTAAATACTATACCAATCtccttaataaaaaaaacttccATAAATATGTACCTTCCCATAAGTTCTGGTTGAGCACGAccaattaatgtattaatataatctgtACTAGTAGGTAAATGTACATGTCTATCTCGTATGCAACGTTTAATTCCAGAGTATAGAGCAGCTACATAACCTGTTTCTTTAGTTGGTTCAGGTTCTGTTGTCAACAAAGAAGATGCTAGTAACACTTTTGTTCGA
This window harbors:
- the LOC144474221 gene encoding 3-oxoacyl-[acyl-carrier-protein] synthase, mitochondrial; translated protein: MITPFLNVSRTFTTAARCKRRVVVTGMGILCPLGVGTENCWNNLLNCKSGVTKLTDPDYDKLPCKIGALVPRGNGANELNIQSHFASGELRKMCPATAYALIATEMALEDAKWKPNDETDKQDTGVAVGMGMIDLVDACTTYEALKKGYNKVSPYFIPRILTNMAAGQISIKHGFRGPNHSVSTACAAGAHAIGDAFRFIRGGQTSVMVCGGAEACISPLSIAAFCRLRALSTSRNDCPHEASRPFDKDRDGFVMGEGSAILVLEELNHALQRDAKIYAEVLGYGLSGDAAHLTAPSEDGTGAILAMDRAVKDAGIAPREITFISAHATSTPLGDTIELKAIESFMGQHSENVTVTSTKGAHGHLLGSAGNLEAAFTILGIKDGVIPPTLNLHNLDKETCLQFAPNAKKDWKPVSRRIALKNAFGFGGTNACLCFADYKK
- the LOC144474220 gene encoding gametogenetin-binding protein 2-like, whose product is MAKLVNVWRDDDPVDLTRRQMPLIVDENLTMIMDINGLGAICDNPLVRGKQLDEFTKKLDMLTKEEIKASFKVTCKDMLAILGQAVPCIGCRRSVERLFYDLMKSGHPALDPLVITPEGLLSIKDDVLGSPQLLCTMLQGHSTRLNSLVERQPRSKKSRRCVLHSLEIQRMRPLPSAWREVWDCMELPCRQELALIETDTLDATLDTYLRKHRFCGECRTKVLLASSLLTTEPEPTKETGYVAALYSGIKRCIRDRHVHLPTSTDYINTLIGRAQPELMGRERHAKTLEIAQEEVLTCLGICIAERLHRVHRRLREEETVCKVLAAVAVDALSRNFEMAVEVKQGISQLELLYEELTREEIAKKQRREKLRLKRKKKKERRYETEEKENTCECLSKRQSGNSEIQCVCADSKLTTQNIDRHKLQILDPKNEGPPTCKCPDCIKKSKSSISQSQSQTQLAFPKKSSNLEKNSVKKDSSELKSKFTTNQIKKHNTPVKNLSEEELFEACESCKDCAEKIEDDDWHSLEDCKTPMTKDIVHAWIGKPSKRYMWIEMKKRFELSMSERKSRSSSEQSSQDCGYSSEHNISSSSLPSTPEGSEVACSDGCCNHERDCHDIRTSDKLVHSNSSISLLKEKGGGLTLTQMLEESHLSDDEEKESYIPAEEVLEFKSRMCQVLEKRQELRQTLRKRFAILCSHHKPFTIPN